Genomic window (Vicinamibacteria bacterium):
TCTCCCCAAGAACCTGCAGGCGTGGATCCTCGGGGGTATTGCGCTGGTTGTTGTGCTGGTCATCGCGCTCGCCGGGGCATCTAGCAAGCAGAGCACCAAGACAACGCCGGCCGCGAGCGCTAGCCCGAACCCCGGGGACGAGATCACCCGCCGCCTCGCGCAGCTCCAGGCGGACCAGGAGAAGCTCCAGAGGGAAGCGACTCTCGCCCAGCAACAGCTCGAGCTCGCCCAGGGCCAGCAGCCCGCGTCGCCGCCACCGCAGCCGGTAGGGGAGGACACGCTCGAGAAGGAGAAGGCGAAGCGTGAGTACACCTCTCTCTTTGCTTCACAGGTCGCTCAAACCTACCGGCCCCCTCCGGCCGGCACTCCAGCAGGCGGCCCCCCGGGGGGCGCGGGAGCCCGATCCGCCCCGGCGCCGCTCGATAACGTCACCCGGGTGGGGGACACAGGCTCTCCCTTGGCGGGCCTTCCTGAGCGTCTGCGAGCCATGGAGAAGGACCGGCAGTCGCTCGACCAGCTCGACGTTGCGGCGGCCACAGCGTCTGGTGCGACCACGGCGCCAGTCGCGCAGCCCGCCGCCCCCACAGGGGCGACCCGGAAGACGACCAACCAAGTCACTGAGA
Coding sequences:
- a CDS encoding TrbI/VirB10 family protein, which codes for MPETPTKGVLPKNLQAWILGGIALVVVLVIALAGASSKQSTKTTPAASASPNPGDEITRRLAQLQADQEKLQREATLAQQQLELAQGQQPASPPPQPVGEDTLEKEKAKREYTSLFASQVAQTYRPPPAGTPAGGPPGGAGARSAPAPLDNVTRVGDTGSPLAGLPERLRAMEKDRQSLDQLDVAAATASGATTAPVAQPAAPTGATRKTTNQVTETAQLYHVLEGTVLETVLVTRLVGDFSGPVLVQTTAPLFSRDRQHVLVPAGARAIGEAKKTEALGQNRLAVAFHRLIMPDGYSVDLDRFSGLSARGETALEDQVNNHYFKMFGASIALGLIGGLSAVGTQPLSLATSQSTLDQYRMGVAGSFGQVASRVLDRFTNILPTITIREGHRVRVWIAQDLPLPAYADHRMPKDF